One window of Penaeus chinensis breed Huanghai No. 1 chromosome 1, ASM1920278v2, whole genome shotgun sequence genomic DNA carries:
- the LOC125046417 gene encoding short-chain dehydrogenase/reductase family 9C member 7-like, whose amino-acid sequence MGMTWYHMVAAWLLAWVALVIVSQRSWAVSWLALGLMAAHIGDWAMKAAMNAMPRKNIDGNGKAVFITGCDSGFGRLLAIRLDKLGFKVYAGCLQPDGTGATSLKLETSSKLTVVRLDVTKEDEVRFAYKFIKEDLGSLDLWAVVNNAGIAAFTEIEWCPIAEYRRVYEVNSLGPIRVTKTFLPLLRKSSGRIVLVASLAGRYTFPGFTAYSMSKHATVSFADGLRLEMQKWGITVHTVEPTLYRTPISQEGPIHRALDRFWEECPEDVRNSYGDEYMKDFKITISAHLNRAKPSEKIKEVVDDMVDAVAGQDPKSRYVPSVVTQVRAKVLSALPDKVRDHLFLSSQPQTPPAYVAARKQKRLLMDPRPKAGVQGPQGARLYRMFSMPNWDKKEMTPSPKSDTKFKF is encoded by the exons ATGGGTATGACCTGGTACCACATGGTGGCCGCGTGGCTCCTGGCGTGGGTGGCGCTCGTCATCGTCTCGCAGCGGTCGTGGGCGGTGTCGTGGCTCGCCCTGGGTCTTATGGCCGCCCACATCGGCGACTGGGCGATGAAGGCGGCGATGAACGCCATGCCGAGGAAGAACATCGACGGCAACGGCAAAGCGGTGTTCATCACAG GCTGTGACTCCGGCTTCGGGAGGCTGCTGGCGATACGTCTCGATAAGCTGGGCTTTAAG gTGTACGCCGGGTGCCTCCAGCCCGACGGCACGGGTGCCACGTCGCTCAAGCTCGAAACCTCCTCGAAGCTGACGGTGGTGAGACTCGACGTCACGAAGGAGGATGAGGTGCGATTCGCCTACAAATTCATCAAGGAAGACCTCGGGAGTCTAG ACCTGTGGGCCGTCGTGAACAACGCGGGCATCGCGGCCTTCACGGAGATCGAGTGGTGCCCCATCGCCGAGTACCGCCGCGTCTACGAAGTCAACTCCCTGGGTCCCATCCGCGTCACCAAGACCTTCCTGCCGCTCCTCAGGAAGTCCAGCGGCAGGATCGTGCTCGTGGCTTCCCTGGCAG gACGCTACACCTTCCCCGGATTCACGGCCTACAGCATGAGTAAGCACGCGACGGTCTCCTTCGCCGACGGACTCAGGCTGGAGATGCAAAAGTGGGGCATCACCGTCCACACCGTCGAGCCTACTCTTTACAG gACGCCCATTAGCCAGGAAGGACCCATCCACCGCGCCCTCGACAGGTTCTGGGAGGAATGCCCCGAGGACGTGAGGAATTCCTACGGCGACGAATACATGAAGGACTTTAAGATAACAATCTCCGCCCACCTGAATCGAGCTAAGCCCTCGGAGAAGATTAAGGAGGTCGTCGACGATATGGTGGACGCCGTGGCAGGGCAGGACCccaag AGCCGCTACGTACCCAGTGTGGTGACACAAGTGAGAGCCAAGGTACTCTCCGCTCTGCCAGACAAAGTCCGCGACCACCTGTTCCTCAGCAGCCAGCCACAGACGCCACCTGCGTATGTTGCAG CACGCAAGCAGAAGCGGCTGTTGATGGACCCGCGGCCCAAGGCAGGCGTGCAGGGACCTCAAGGAGCGAGACTATACCGAATGTTCTCGATGCCCAACTGGGACAAGAAGGAAATGACGCCCTCGCCCAAATCCGACACCAAGTTCAAATTCTAG